A single window of Sphingobium sp. SCG-1 DNA harbors:
- a CDS encoding ABC transporter ATP-binding protein — MSAAPPAAAPFSDGAMTQPVSSIWQGLLQLYQFVSPRRRWQGLLVLAIMIAGALAELLTVGSVLPFLAFITDPEAASRHQAARWLLSSLNVHSHADAVTVFAGIFCVIALAAAAVRVLLAWASQKFMFRVGYDLGVAMYSRVLFQPYSFHVAHNSSQILAGVNKVQQVLNNMMLPLMQGLTSLIIAIFILAGLLFIDAPVALVSTMSFGLIYLVVSLATRKRLRANSLIIAQSNTSKMKTVQEGLGGIRDVLIDRSQAIYVKKFSRIDEKLRDAQAANALIGVAPRFMIESLGMVMIAVLALFLVRGTGGLAAALPVLGALALGAQRLLPLLQQTYNGWTQIMNNRSTFFDVLTLLDQPQSAEQRKPSIPIDLPFAREIEFASVCFRYPGASVNAVNNVELRIPKGARVGFMGKTGSGKSTIVDLVTGLLEPSSGDILIDGARLTSANVAAWQDKLAHVPQAIYLSDGPIIENIAFGVDRSKIDIDRVHDAARKADIHDYICGQTNGYETLVGERGVRLSGGQRQRIGIARALYKRASVLILDEATSALDDATEASVIDAVEGLGDDLTIIMIAHRLTTLRNCDIIFHIDKGEVVDRGCYADLIENKNVRKLKA; from the coding sequence ATGAGCGCGGCTCCGCCAGCGGCCGCGCCTTTTTCGGACGGCGCGATGACACAACCGGTTTCGAGTATCTGGCAGGGGCTGCTCCAGCTTTATCAATTCGTGTCGCCGCGTCGGCGCTGGCAGGGTCTTCTGGTCCTTGCCATCATGATCGCGGGCGCACTGGCGGAGCTTCTGACCGTCGGGTCGGTGCTGCCGTTTCTGGCCTTCATCACCGATCCGGAAGCGGCGAGCCGTCATCAAGCCGCGCGATGGCTGCTCTCCAGCCTGAATGTCCACAGTCATGCAGATGCCGTGACGGTGTTTGCGGGGATATTCTGCGTCATCGCTCTGGCCGCTGCGGCGGTGCGCGTGTTGCTGGCCTGGGCGAGCCAGAAGTTCATGTTCCGCGTGGGATATGATCTGGGCGTCGCGATGTATTCCCGCGTCCTGTTCCAGCCGTACAGTTTCCACGTCGCGCATAACAGCAGCCAGATACTTGCAGGCGTGAACAAGGTTCAGCAGGTGCTCAACAATATGATGTTGCCGCTGATGCAGGGATTGACGTCGCTCATCATCGCGATCTTCATTCTTGCGGGGCTGTTGTTCATCGACGCGCCGGTCGCGCTGGTCTCCACCATGAGTTTCGGGCTTATCTATCTCGTGGTGTCGCTGGCGACGCGAAAGCGCCTTCGCGCGAACAGCCTGATAATCGCGCAATCCAACACGTCCAAGATGAAGACTGTGCAGGAGGGATTGGGCGGCATCAGAGATGTGCTCATCGATCGTTCGCAAGCCATATATGTCAAGAAATTCTCCCGGATCGACGAAAAACTCAGAGATGCGCAGGCTGCCAATGCGTTGATCGGTGTTGCGCCGCGCTTCATGATCGAGAGCCTGGGCATGGTGATGATCGCGGTGCTCGCGCTTTTCCTCGTCAGGGGAACGGGCGGTCTGGCGGCCGCCCTGCCCGTTCTCGGCGCGCTCGCGCTTGGCGCGCAGCGCCTGCTTCCGCTGCTGCAGCAAACCTATAACGGCTGGACCCAGATCATGAACAACAGGTCCACCTTCTTCGATGTTCTGACCCTGCTCGATCAGCCGCAGTCGGCCGAACAGCGAAAGCCGTCCATCCCCATCGATCTTCCGTTCGCCCGTGAAATCGAGTTCGCAAGTGTCTGCTTTCGCTACCCCGGTGCCAGCGTGAACGCCGTCAACAATGTGGAACTGCGCATCCCCAAGGGCGCGCGAGTGGGCTTCATGGGCAAAACGGGAAGCGGAAAGAGCACCATCGTCGATCTGGTCACTGGTCTGCTGGAACCGAGCAGCGGCGACATATTGATCGATGGCGCGCGACTAACGAGCGCCAATGTCGCTGCGTGGCAGGACAAGCTCGCTCATGTGCCGCAGGCGATATACCTCTCCGACGGGCCGATAATCGAGAACATTGCTTTTGGCGTCGACCGCAGCAAGATCGACATCGACCGCGTCCATGATGCGGCGCGGAAAGCCGATATACACGATTACATCTGCGGCCAGACGAACGGATATGAGACACTGGTTGGCGAGCGCGGGGTGAGGTTGTCGGGCGGGCAGCGGCAACGCATCGGCATCGCCCGTGCCCTTTACAAACGGGCGAGCGTGCTCATCCTGGACGAAGCGACCAGCGCCCTGGACGATGCGACGGAGGCGTCCGTCATCGACGCCGTGGAGGGACTAGGCGACGATCTGACGATCATCATGATCGCGCATCGCCTGACGACACTGCGCAATTGCGACATTATCTTCCATATCGACAAAGGCGAAGTGGTCGACCGGGGCTGTTACGCGGACCTGATCGAAAACAAGAACGTACGGAAGCTGAAAGCCTGA
- a CDS encoding bifunctional cytidylyltransferase/SDR family oxidoreductase, whose protein sequence is MSRSIAIILASGTGERSGLGRPKQLVKLAGRPVIAHAMERFQGHRGIDEIAIVTNQACLSEIKSLIIKQNFTKVKRVLLGGKERYESSLAAIRAYANEDDADDLNLIFHDAVRPLVSERMIGEVLDALQHYSAVDVAIPSADTVVLIDGDTNTIREIPDRRKIRLGQTPQAFKLPVIKAAYDRALMDPDFRTTDDCGVVLRYSPEVPIYVATGAPSNVKLTYPDDLMLIDKLMQTNAGRRLDAVPETTLLARLQGQTIAIFGGTSGIGASMARMATAYGANVHVASKSTGVDIADAASIERFLDSVVASDGRIDAIVNAAAVLNRQPLMNMTEAQVVEDVNTNILGAVLLARLGYRHLVRHQGHLLFFASSSYTYGRAFYSTYSASKAAVVNLTQALGDEWADARVHVNCVNPERTQTPMRVKAFGYEPPETLLNADEVARKALGILVTDTTGFVYDIVKQDQRIRRAAVDGAVEPDRLPAFVAGAAG, encoded by the coding sequence ATGTCTAGATCGATCGCTATCATTTTGGCCAGCGGCACAGGGGAGCGCTCTGGCCTTGGTCGTCCCAAACAGTTGGTCAAACTCGCCGGCCGCCCTGTCATTGCGCACGCCATGGAACGCTTTCAGGGCCACAGGGGCATCGATGAGATTGCCATCGTCACCAATCAGGCGTGTTTGAGTGAGATCAAGTCACTCATCATCAAACAGAATTTCACGAAGGTCAAACGTGTGCTGCTGGGCGGAAAGGAGCGATATGAATCGTCGCTGGCCGCCATCCGGGCCTATGCAAACGAAGACGATGCGGACGATCTGAACCTGATCTTCCATGACGCTGTCCGTCCGCTGGTAAGTGAACGCATGATCGGCGAAGTGCTTGACGCGCTGCAACATTACTCTGCGGTCGATGTTGCCATTCCATCGGCCGATACCGTCGTACTGATCGATGGCGACACAAATACGATCAGGGAAATTCCCGATCGGAGGAAAATACGCCTTGGCCAGACGCCGCAGGCGTTCAAGCTGCCGGTCATAAAGGCGGCCTATGATCGCGCGCTGATGGACCCGGATTTTCGCACGACCGATGATTGCGGGGTGGTTCTTCGGTATTCGCCGGAAGTGCCGATCTATGTCGCGACAGGCGCGCCGAGCAATGTGAAGCTCACCTATCCCGACGATCTGATGTTGATCGACAAGTTGATGCAGACAAATGCCGGCCGTCGCCTCGACGCCGTACCGGAAACGACGTTGCTCGCCCGTTTGCAGGGGCAGACGATCGCGATCTTCGGCGGCACCAGCGGTATTGGGGCGTCAATGGCGCGCATGGCCACTGCTTACGGCGCCAATGTGCACGTCGCCAGCAAGTCGACCGGCGTCGATATTGCCGATGCTGCGTCGATCGAACGATTCCTCGACAGCGTAGTGGCGTCCGACGGCCGGATCGACGCGATCGTCAACGCCGCCGCCGTTCTCAATCGTCAGCCTTTGATGAACATGACCGAGGCGCAGGTGGTGGAAGACGTGAACACGAACATCTTGGGCGCAGTACTGCTGGCGCGCCTGGGATATCGGCACCTTGTGCGGCATCAAGGTCACCTGCTGTTCTTCGCCTCCAGTTCCTACACTTATGGCCGAGCCTTCTATTCGACCTACAGCGCTTCGAAAGCCGCCGTCGTCAACTTGACACAGGCATTGGGAGACGAGTGGGCCGACGCACGCGTGCATGTGAACTGCGTCAATCCAGAGAGGACGCAGACACCAATGCGCGTGAAAGCCTTCGGCTATGAGCCGCCGGAAACGCTTTTGAATGCAGATGAAGTCGCGAGAAAGGCGCTCGGCATTCTGGTGACCGACACGACGGGATTTGTCTATGATATCGTTAAGCAGGATCAGCGGATACGCCGCGCGGCTGTGGATGGGGCTGTTGAACCTGACCGTCTACCCGCTTTTGTCGCTGGTGCCGCGGGATGA
- a CDS encoding CDP-glycerol glycerophosphotransferase family protein, with translation MNLTVYPLLSLVPRDEQRWAFGHQGGEFAGNSKYLYLWLSIHRPDIQASWITPDKALQRFLTDAGYRSHRKWSVGGILHALRSSAHLFDHSASDVNLLVSGGARLINLWHGVGLKATQLGDKGGVISRHQKYRRNWFMRALFLDYLKRPSIVVTTSPFMQAHFSSQFDLPRERCPRLGYPRLDPASDTTLKAVAAALDSKWSEKPFEDSFAERYIYLPTYRDTERPFMEEALPDLDRLSTTLAARNAVLYVKLHPRTTGTIPDMHANIRPWPAGLDYYAWLDEFDILITDYSSVLYDYLFVRSRGAILYTFDLARYLREDRQLLYPYAENVAGVRTSSFGDLCEILKQGVALHPSCDKQLERVREKFWSSSAAPASPEIVRYVEALVDREMKRRDRPRSGNVTMPERA, from the coding sequence TTGAACCTGACCGTCTACCCGCTTTTGTCGCTGGTGCCGCGGGATGAGCAGCGCTGGGCCTTCGGGCATCAGGGAGGCGAGTTCGCCGGGAATTCCAAATATCTCTATTTGTGGCTGTCCATCCACCGCCCCGACATTCAGGCTTCGTGGATCACGCCTGACAAGGCGCTGCAACGCTTCCTGACCGACGCTGGATATAGATCGCATCGAAAATGGTCGGTGGGCGGCATTCTCCACGCACTGCGGTCGAGCGCGCACCTGTTCGATCATAGCGCCAGCGACGTCAATCTCCTCGTGAGCGGCGGCGCAAGGCTGATAAACCTCTGGCATGGCGTCGGGCTGAAAGCGACGCAGCTTGGCGACAAAGGCGGTGTCATAAGCCGGCATCAGAAATATAGGCGCAACTGGTTCATGCGCGCCCTCTTCCTCGACTATCTCAAGCGCCCCAGCATCGTCGTGACGACATCACCCTTCATGCAGGCGCACTTTTCCAGCCAGTTCGACCTTCCCCGGGAACGCTGCCCCCGACTGGGCTATCCACGGCTGGACCCGGCGAGCGACACGACACTGAAGGCAGTCGCAGCCGCATTGGACAGCAAGTGGAGCGAGAAGCCCTTCGAGGATAGCTTTGCTGAACGGTACATCTACCTGCCGACTTATCGCGATACGGAGCGACCCTTTATGGAGGAAGCGCTACCGGATCTGGATCGATTGTCGACGACCTTGGCGGCCAGGAATGCGGTGCTGTATGTGAAGCTGCACCCGCGTACCACGGGCACCATCCCTGATATGCACGCCAACATCAGGCCATGGCCTGCGGGACTGGATTATTACGCCTGGCTCGATGAATTCGATATCCTCATCACGGATTATTCCTCGGTGCTCTACGACTATCTGTTCGTCCGGTCGCGGGGCGCAATCCTGTATACCTTTGACCTTGCGCGATATCTTCGCGAAGATCGTCAACTGCTCTATCCTTATGCGGAGAATGTGGCGGGCGTGCGCACCTCGTCCTTCGGCGACTTGTGCGAAATCCTGAAGCAGGGCGTCGCGCTCCACCCGTCATGCGACAAGCAGCTTGAGCGCGTGAGGGAGAAGTTCTGGTCCAGTTCCGCCGCGCCTGCATCGCCGGAAATCGTGCGCTATGTTGAGGCGCTGGTGGATCGCGAGATGAAGAGGCGTGACCGCCCGAGATCCGGAAATGTCACAATGCCGGAGCGGGCATGA
- a CDS encoding CDP-glycerol glycerophosphotransferase family protein produces the protein MSAIARAKTLLRPFKARSRHLVTFLLNVTLYPASGLFPRSPYRWVFGYTGETFADNPKYLYLWMLLFEPRIRVTWITGSKATRNQLRRLGYPVEMRWSLHGMAAVLRAKVIVFSHGMRNVNTFLSKGAVLVNLWHGVGIKSVHLGHKGGNTAAAHRAAGGWIGRVAGIEYLRPYDILVSTSDVMQAHFASQFQMLPERCPQLGYPRLDCTLGSKLREVAEGIDKTSGFTMRPDGFDEVYIYLPTYRDSGRDLFSEALPDLRGLSDALAARNALLYIKPHPRTQYRYGDSVENVRTWPTGIDFNTYLSDFDCLITDYSSVFYDYILHRSAVILYTFDLEEYLSKDRELVMPFKDNVVGIPAFDFQTLCRIIRNGDAFTAQNSEAIARLRAKFWGGSAVPASPAIVDYVMRQLTGRAFAPEDVHALKEAIS, from the coding sequence ATGAGTGCGATTGCGCGCGCCAAGACGCTTCTCCGCCCGTTTAAAGCGCGTTCCCGGCATCTCGTCACGTTCCTCCTGAACGTCACTCTGTATCCGGCGTCCGGACTATTCCCTCGCTCGCCCTATCGCTGGGTCTTTGGCTATACGGGCGAAACCTTCGCCGATAATCCCAAATATCTGTACCTGTGGATGCTGCTGTTCGAGCCTCGGATACGCGTAACATGGATCACCGGATCAAAGGCGACCCGTAACCAGCTCCGCCGCCTCGGCTATCCGGTCGAGATGCGCTGGTCGTTGCATGGCATGGCCGCAGTTCTCCGCGCAAAAGTCATCGTCTTTTCACACGGCATGAGGAATGTGAACACCTTCCTCAGCAAGGGCGCCGTCCTCGTAAATCTCTGGCATGGCGTCGGCATCAAATCGGTTCACCTTGGCCACAAAGGCGGCAACACTGCTGCCGCTCATCGCGCCGCGGGTGGCTGGATCGGCCGTGTCGCAGGCATAGAATATCTGCGCCCGTATGACATTCTTGTGAGCACATCGGACGTCATGCAGGCGCACTTCGCATCGCAATTTCAAATGCTTCCCGAGCGCTGCCCGCAATTGGGCTATCCCCGGCTGGACTGTACTTTGGGCAGCAAGTTGCGAGAAGTAGCCGAAGGGATCGATAAGACCTCAGGCTTCACGATGCGGCCGGACGGCTTCGATGAAGTCTATATCTATCTTCCGACCTACAGAGATTCCGGCAGGGACTTGTTCAGCGAAGCCTTGCCCGATCTTCGCGGCCTATCCGACGCCCTCGCGGCCAGAAACGCGCTCCTCTACATCAAGCCGCATCCCCGGACGCAATATCGCTATGGAGACAGCGTTGAAAACGTCAGAACCTGGCCGACAGGCATCGACTTCAACACCTATCTCTCGGACTTCGACTGCCTCATCACCGACTACTCTTCCGTCTTTTATGATTACATCCTGCACCGGTCGGCGGTCATCCTCTACACGTTCGATCTGGAGGAATATCTCAGCAAGGACCGCGAACTGGTGATGCCGTTCAAAGACAATGTCGTGGGCATTCCGGCGTTCGACTTCCAAACTCTATGTCGCATCATTCGTAATGGCGACGCCTTCACGGCCCAGAATTCCGAAGCGATTGCTCGCCTTCGCGCGAAATTCTGGGGTGGCTCAGCAGTTCCTGCATCCCCCGCCATAGTCGACTACGTGATGCGTCAGCTTACCGGCCGCGCGTTTGCGCCGGAAGACGTTCACGCATTGAAGGAAGCGATTAGCTGA
- a CDS encoding inorganic phosphate transporter — MHELAFPLLVGLIFCALAFDFLNGLHDAANSIATVVATRLLTPLQAVLFAATFNFAAYFLTLAFPSLHAVAETIGKGLIDKELVTPAVIFGALGGAMFWNVVTWLKGIPSSSSHALVGGLIGAGVAHAGLNGIQWSGLNKTLLAIVLSPTLGMFLAMFVMLVSSWIFRNATAGRAERSFRALHLLSSAAYSLSHGLNDAQKTMGIITVLLYSTGYLSGEFAVPHWVAISCYIAIALGTMSGGWKIIQTMGSRITRLSQHQGFSASMGGSVVLFGASLLGIPVSTTHTITGSIIGAGAARRASAVRWDVARGVITAWVITIPASAAVGALFYALTTIF, encoded by the coding sequence ATGCACGAGTTGGCATTCCCGCTGCTGGTGGGCCTCATCTTCTGTGCGCTCGCGTTCGATTTCCTTAACGGGCTTCACGATGCGGCGAACTCCATCGCAACGGTGGTGGCGACGCGGTTGCTTACGCCGTTGCAGGCCGTGCTGTTCGCCGCGACCTTCAACTTCGCAGCCTACTTCCTGACGCTCGCTTTCCCAAGCCTCCATGCCGTTGCGGAAACGATCGGCAAGGGGTTGATCGACAAGGAACTGGTGACGCCTGCGGTCATCTTCGGTGCGCTGGGAGGCGCCATGTTCTGGAACGTTGTGACTTGGCTGAAGGGCATCCCCTCCTCCAGCAGCCATGCGCTCGTCGGCGGGCTGATTGGTGCGGGTGTCGCGCATGCGGGGCTGAACGGCATTCAGTGGAGTGGCCTCAACAAGACGCTCCTGGCGATCGTGTTATCGCCGACGCTCGGCATGTTTCTGGCGATGTTCGTGATGCTGGTGTCGAGTTGGATATTCCGCAACGCGACGGCAGGTCGGGCGGAACGCAGCTTCCGCGCGCTGCACCTCCTGTCGTCCGCCGCCTATTCGCTGAGCCACGGCCTCAACGATGCGCAGAAGACGATGGGGATCATCACGGTGCTCCTCTACTCGACCGGCTATCTCTCCGGAGAGTTCGCCGTGCCGCACTGGGTCGCGATAAGCTGCTATATCGCCATTGCCCTTGGCACGATGTCGGGCGGCTGGAAGATCATTCAGACGATGGGGTCACGCATAACGCGGCTGTCGCAGCATCAGGGGTTCAGCGCGTCGATGGGCGGATCTGTCGTATTGTTCGGGGCGTCGCTGCTCGGAATACCGGTTTCGACCACGCATACCATCACAGGCAGCATCATCGGCGCGGGCGCCGCGCGGCGCGCCTCGGCAGTGCGATGGGACGTTGCGCGCGGGGTGATTACCGCATGGGTCATCACCATACCCGCGTCGGCTGCGGTGGGCGCGCTATTCTATGCGCTGACGACGATTTTCTGA
- a CDS encoding DUF47 family protein — protein MRQIAALPYRADTIATDAAVRIMLVTSRGSGRWVIPKGNIGAGIAPHAAAAQEAEEEAGVCGPVCPTPLGSYRYRKTKGSGASLMVDVDVYPLAVTRELSEWKEADERERRWFSLAEAANAVDEDDLRDLIRSFGAREFKAAAQRMRVFGLVAKKTGIGEMFAWFQRLLPKSGNFFELFEAHSVTVMAAADALARLFEGGSARKDHIREVIEREHDADEITRETLQTVRKTFLTPFDRGAITSLIGALDDCIDEMQAAVQAIDLYEVEAFEAEMRDMTAIVVDAARLTAEAMPLLRDVARNGKRLHELTERLVRMEGHADEIHAAGLKKTFKANGGPNTLKFVVDQEIYKHLERIVDSFEDVANEIDGIVIDHA, from the coding sequence ATTCGTCAGATCGCAGCCCTTCCCTATCGGGCCGATACGATAGCGACGGACGCCGCCGTCCGCATCATGCTGGTGACATCGCGCGGGTCAGGACGATGGGTCATTCCCAAGGGAAATATCGGCGCGGGCATCGCGCCTCATGCCGCCGCGGCGCAGGAAGCCGAAGAGGAAGCGGGTGTTTGCGGACCCGTCTGCCCGACACCACTTGGCTCCTACCGCTATCGCAAGACCAAGGGCAGCGGCGCGTCGCTGATGGTCGATGTCGACGTTTATCCTCTTGCAGTGACACGGGAACTTAGCGAGTGGAAGGAAGCGGACGAACGCGAACGCCGCTGGTTCTCGCTCGCCGAAGCGGCGAACGCCGTGGACGAGGACGATCTTCGCGATCTCATACGTTCGTTCGGCGCACGCGAGTTCAAGGCAGCGGCGCAACGTATGCGTGTGTTTGGCCTGGTTGCCAAGAAAACAGGGATTGGTGAGATGTTTGCGTGGTTCCAGAGGCTGCTTCCCAAGAGCGGCAACTTCTTCGAGCTGTTCGAGGCGCATTCGGTGACGGTAATGGCCGCCGCCGACGCGCTGGCCCGGTTGTTCGAAGGCGGTTCGGCGCGCAAGGACCACATCCGCGAAGTGATCGAGCGCGAACATGACGCCGACGAGATCACGCGCGAAACGCTTCAGACCGTGCGCAAGACGTTCCTGACGCCGTTCGATCGCGGCGCAATCACGAGCCTCATCGGTGCCCTCGACGATTGCATCGACGAGATGCAGGCGGCCGTGCAAGCGATCGACCTGTATGAAGTTGAGGCGTTCGAAGCAGAGATGCGCGACATGACCGCCATCGTCGTGGATGCGGCGCGCCTGACTGCCGAAGCGATGCCATTGCTGCGCGATGTGGCGCGGAACGGCAAACGGCTTCACGAACTGACCGAACGTCTGGTGCGGATGGAAGGTCACGCGGACGAGATACATGCCGCCGGTCTCAAGAAGACATTCAAGGCCAATGGCGGCCCGAACACGCTGAAGTTCGTGGTGGATCAGGAAATCTATAAGCATCTGGAGAGGATCGTGGATTCGTTCGAGGATGTCGCGAACGAGATTGACGGCATCGTCATCGATCACGCCTGA